In bacterium, one genomic interval encodes:
- a CDS encoding pilin encodes MRKFLTLFFGFFAPLGVRALDVDAPDPSLIPSTDIESICDFYEIIQAATSWILVFGLLIGVLFVIWGGVKYITSGGDDTKAKDAKNIILYAIIGTVFLVLATALIKIIASFFGADLDVSLEGSGFFSGSSC; translated from the coding sequence ATGAGAAAATTTCTTACTCTCTTTTTTGGGTTCTTCGCGCCTCTTGGTGTTCGTGCTCTCGATGTTGATGCCCCAGACCCCAGCCTTATACCGTCCACCGATATAGAGTCAATTTGCGACTTCTACGAAATCATACAGGCGGCCACAAGCTGGATATTGGTTTTTGGGCTTCTTATCGGGGTGTTATTTGTTATTTGGGGAGGGGTTAAATACATTACTTCGGGAGGGGATGATACAAAAGCAAAAGATGCCAAGAACATTATTCTTTATGCGATCATCGGCACCGTATTCTTGGTTCTTGCAACTGCGCTTATAAAAATTATTGCCAGCTTTTTTGGAGCTGATTTAGATGTATCGCTTGAGGGGTCAGGGTTTTTTAGCGGAAGCTCGTGCTAG